In Phormidium ambiguum IAM M-71, a single window of DNA contains:
- a CDS encoding pre-peptidase C-terminal domain-containing protein, translating into MSVNLFNANTYASLYPDLGAAGLTTAQQLEAHYRNVGINEGRFGSSFVNLRYYGRSYPDLGRAGLTSNTQLFNHLENFGANEGRRSSVAFSPYFYRSVHTDLTNARLTNEQLYQHFNVIGLSEGRASSEFFSAPYYLATNTDLADAFGNNYQAALLHFVNNGIREGRVGAPPVSPSTDPSNVSSSAYDLGTLIAKGTFVDFIGTSDRDDYYGFRVDNPINLNLTLSGLNDAVTLKLFADTNDNGRVDSGEEITSVNGNAATPAVINKTLGAGYYHVDVLTESPATNTFYNLAMSPSVIPTNTPDPGDSQASAFSLGTLTGSRTVSDFVGSSDRIDFYSFVLDGNKTLNLSLNGTTDPAYALLYKDTNNNGVLDSTEVLGIANSANNSLGSLTQNLDAGNYFVEVFTNTTTANTSYNMTLAV; encoded by the coding sequence ATGTCTGTCAATCTATTTAATGCTAATACTTATGCTTCCCTATATCCCGATCTAGGTGCAGCAGGTTTAACCACTGCACAACAACTAGAAGCACACTACCGCAACGTTGGAATTAATGAAGGAAGATTTGGCTCAAGTTTTGTTAATCTAAGATACTACGGTAGAAGTTATCCTGATTTAGGAAGAGCCGGATTAACTTCTAACACACAATTATTCAACCACTTAGAAAACTTTGGTGCCAATGAAGGACGGCGTTCCTCAGTTGCATTTAGCCCTTATTTTTACAGATCGGTTCATACAGACTTAACCAATGCTCGTTTAACTAATGAGCAATTGTATCAACACTTTAATGTGATTGGGTTAAGTGAAGGACGTGCTTCCTCTGAATTCTTCAGCGCACCTTACTATTTAGCAACTAACACTGATTTAGCAGATGCTTTTGGGAATAATTATCAAGCCGCGCTGTTACACTTTGTAAATAATGGGATTCGGGAAGGAAGAGTAGGTGCGCCTCCAGTTTCTCCCTCCACAGATCCGAGTAACGTATCTAGTAGTGCTTATGATTTAGGGACTTTAATTGCTAAAGGAACTTTTGTTGATTTTATTGGTACTAGCGATCGAGATGACTATTACGGTTTCCGCGTTGATAACCCAATAAATCTCAACTTAACCCTTTCTGGATTGAATGATGCTGTAACCCTAAAACTTTTTGCTGATACTAATGATAACGGTCGAGTTGATTCCGGTGAAGAAATCACCAGTGTTAATGGTAACGCCGCCACTCCCGCAGTCATTAACAAAACATTAGGTGCTGGTTACTATCATGTTGATGTTTTAACAGAAAGTCCTGCAACTAACACCTTCTACAATTTAGCAATGTCTCCTTCTGTAATTCCGACAAATACCCCTGACCCAGGAGATAGCCAAGCTAGTGCTTTCAGTTTAGGTACTCTGACTGGTAGCCGTACCGTAAGTGATTTTGTCGGTAGTAGCGATCGTATCGACTTCTACAGCTTTGTCTTAGATGGTAACAAAACTCTCAATCTTTCCCTAAACGGTACAACCGATCCTGCTTATGCTCTCCTTTACAAAGATACTAATAACAATGGCGTGTTAGATAGTACAGAAGTTTTGGGAATTGCGAATTCTGCTAACAATAGTTTAGGTTCTTTGACACAAAACTTGGATGCAGGTAATTACTTTGTCGAAGTATTTACCAACACGACTACAGCTAATACCAGCTATAACATGACCTTAGCTGTATAA
- a CDS encoding Uma2 family endonuclease, with product MYVTVTKPLTFEEFLAWDDGSGRDFELLNGVPVPLSEPNANHEDLIERLCAYLEAHCLEANLPYISRQSKQVRLKTEPGEKEKSRKADIVIFAKEEWQRMKGNSSSAAAYIPPPGVIEVVSTNWKDDYLTKLAEYEDLGVLEYIIVDYAAYGGIRFIGSPKQPAITIYQLENGEYLSGKIFRGNERIESRLFPNLTLTADEIFAMSR from the coding sequence ATGTATGTAACAGTTACAAAGCCTTTGACCTTTGAGGAGTTTCTTGCCTGGGATGACGGTTCAGGCAGAGACTTTGAGTTACTTAATGGAGTTCCTGTGCCATTATCTGAACCAAATGCAAATCATGAGGATTTGATCGAGCGACTTTGTGCTTACTTGGAAGCTCATTGTTTGGAAGCGAATCTTCCATATATTTCTAGACAGTCTAAACAAGTTCGGCTCAAAACTGAACCAGGCGAGAAAGAAAAAAGTCGTAAAGCAGATATCGTAATTTTTGCCAAAGAAGAGTGGCAGAGGATGAAAGGTAATTCTAGTTCTGCTGCTGCTTACATTCCACCACCAGGAGTCATCGAAGTAGTTAGTACAAATTGGAAAGATGACTATCTCACTAAACTCGCTGAATACGAAGATTTAGGAGTTTTAGAATACATAATTGTGGATTATGCTGCTTATGGTGGAATTCGTTTTATTGGTTCACCGAAGCAGCCAGCAATTACGATTTATCAGTTAGAGAATGGTGAATATTTGTCTGGTAAAATTTTTCGAGGAAACGAGCGAATAGAGTCTCGTTTGTTTCCTAATTTAACTCTCACAGCTGACGAGATTTTTGCAATGAGCAGATAA
- a CDS encoding SDR family oxidoreductase: MFLVTGATGDLGRRIVRLLCDRQKPVRSFVRLNSSYGELEYRGSEIFIGDLRQDKDIYKACKGVKYIISTHGGSRNPAAIDYRANIELIDQAKAAGVEHFVFISVLGADRGYEDAPTFKAKREVEKYLQSSGLNYTILRPSGFASNVLSLAENFRETGIYLLVGDPKNRSSIVSTDDLARIAVESANVPGAKNQIFPVGGPEILERGEIPQIFGKIYDQEPFVINVPLFMFDGVRSAIGLVSPFAKDSLGTLRVLLGNEFFCTSDEIANLESTFNFQLETLEMFLRRYLGV, from the coding sequence ATGTTTCTAGTCACTGGAGCAACTGGAGATTTAGGTCGCCGGATAGTGCGATTATTATGCGATCGCCAAAAGCCAGTACGTTCTTTTGTCCGCCTTAACTCAAGTTACGGAGAATTAGAATACCGAGGAAGCGAAATATTTATTGGCGATCTACGCCAAGACAAAGATATTTACAAAGCTTGCAAAGGCGTAAAATATATTATCAGCACTCATGGTGGCTCGCGCAATCCCGCCGCAATTGATTATCGAGCAAACATTGAATTAATTGACCAAGCAAAAGCAGCCGGAGTCGAACATTTTGTCTTTATTTCTGTCCTTGGCGCTGACAGAGGATACGAAGATGCACCAACTTTTAAAGCTAAACGAGAAGTCGAAAAATACTTGCAATCTAGTGGATTAAATTACACTATTTTACGTCCTTCGGGATTTGCTTCTAATGTTTTATCATTAGCAGAAAATTTTCGGGAAACCGGGATTTATTTGTTAGTTGGAGATCCCAAAAATCGCTCTTCAATTGTCAGCACTGATGATTTAGCTCGGATTGCTGTGGAATCTGCGAACGTCCCAGGAGCCAAAAACCAAATCTTTCCGGTTGGAGGGCCAGAAATTTTAGAACGGGGTGAAATTCCGCAGATTTTTGGCAAGATTTATGACCAAGAACCATTTGTGATTAATGTACCTTTGTTTATGTTTGATGGGGTACGCAGTGCGATCGGTTTAGTTAGTCCTTTTGCTAAAGATTCTTTAGGAACTTTGCGCGTATTACTGGGAAATGAATTCTTTTGTACCAGTGATGAAATTGCTAACTTGGAATCAACTTTTAATTTCCAATTAGAAACTTTAGAAATGTTTTTGCGCCGCTATTTAGGTGTTTAA
- the xth gene encoding exodeoxyribonuclease III codes for MKIATWNVNSIRTRLEQVTNWLQENPVEILCLQETKVVDELFPIAAFETLGYQTYISGQKSYNGVALISSQPLAEVSKGFAPILGENMVGNFDEQKRVITGVIGDIRVVNLYVPNGSAVGSEKYEYKLKWLILLREYLQKLLEINPHNLCICGDFNIALEDIDIHNPKGRETKVMATDLERQALKTVLELGLTDVFRKFTSEGGHYSWWDYRTGGFKRNWGWRIDHIYLTPGLCDRSTNCTIDIEPRKLTQPSDHAPVIVTLE; via the coding sequence ATGAAAATTGCCACTTGGAATGTTAACTCAATTCGCACACGCTTAGAACAAGTAACCAATTGGTTACAAGAAAACCCAGTAGAAATTTTATGTTTGCAAGAAACCAAAGTTGTAGATGAATTATTTCCCATAGCTGCTTTTGAAACTTTAGGTTATCAAACTTATATTTCCGGGCAAAAATCCTACAATGGTGTCGCATTAATCAGTAGTCAACCTTTGGCGGAAGTTAGCAAAGGTTTTGCACCAATTTTAGGAGAAAATATGGTAGGAAACTTTGATGAACAAAAGCGAGTAATTACTGGCGTAATTGGTGATATTCGCGTTGTTAATCTTTATGTTCCTAATGGTTCAGCAGTAGGTAGTGAGAAATATGAATATAAGCTAAAATGGCTAATTTTATTACGAGAATACTTACAAAAATTACTAGAAATAAATCCTCATAATCTTTGTATATGTGGTGATTTTAACATTGCTTTAGAAGATATAGATATTCATAATCCTAAAGGCAGAGAAACTAAGGTAATGGCAACGGATTTGGAACGACAAGCTTTAAAAACTGTATTAGAATTAGGGTTAACTGATGTGTTTCGGAAATTCACTTCCGAAGGTGGACATTATAGTTGGTGGGATTATCGAACAGGTGGTTTTAAACGCAATTGGGGTTGGCGAATTGATCATATTTATCTTACTCCTGGTTTGTGCGATCGCTCGACTAATTGCACCATTGACATTGAACCCAGAAAATTAACCCAACCTAGCGACCACGCTCCAGTAATTGTTACCCTTGAATAG
- a CDS encoding NAD-dependent succinate-semialdehyde dehydrogenase, translated as MGIATINPATGELVKSFEALTDAEIESKLVRAQQAFESYRQTSMSQRAQWLNKAGEILESDRERFGKILTLEMGKPLKAAIAEVEKCASVCRYYAENAAQFLADVPVTTDASQSFVRYQPLGIILAVMPWNFPFWQVFRFAAPALMAGNVGILKHASNVPQSALAIEEIIQTAGFPDAVFQTLLIGADKVAKIVADERVKAATLTGSEGAGISLAVAAAKDIKKTVLELGGSDPFIVLESADIEAAATTAVTARMINNGQSCIAAKRFIVAEAVADKFEKLMVEKFQALKVGDPMLPDTDVGPLATPSIVKELDDLVEKCVQHGGKILTGGHSFSDRPGNYFPPTILSELPPGSPADKEEFFGPVALLFRVKNIDEAIKKANDIPFGLGASAWTTVEEERDRLISEIEAGAVFINGLVKSDPRLPFGGIKRSGYGRELGIQGIHEFVNIKTVWVK; from the coding sequence ATGGGTATCGCCACTATTAACCCAGCAACAGGAGAATTAGTCAAGTCCTTTGAGGCGCTAACTGATGCTGAGATTGAATCTAAGCTAGTGCGGGCGCAACAGGCATTTGAGAGTTACCGTCAAACGTCGATGAGTCAAAGGGCACAATGGCTAAACAAAGCGGGGGAAATTTTAGAGAGCGATCGAGAACGGTTCGGCAAAATTCTTACCTTAGAAATGGGAAAACCGTTAAAAGCGGCGATCGCAGAAGTTGAAAAATGCGCGTCGGTATGTCGTTATTATGCCGAAAATGCAGCCCAGTTTTTGGCAGATGTACCAGTTACCACCGATGCCAGCCAAAGCTTTGTTCGCTATCAACCATTAGGAATTATTCTGGCAGTAATGCCTTGGAACTTTCCCTTTTGGCAAGTTTTTCGCTTTGCTGCACCAGCATTAATGGCGGGAAATGTCGGAATATTAAAACACGCTTCTAATGTACCGCAATCGGCTTTAGCAATTGAAGAAATTATTCAAACTGCTGGTTTTCCTGACGCTGTGTTTCAAACTTTATTAATTGGTGCAGATAAAGTTGCGAAAATTGTCGCAGATGAAAGAGTCAAAGCGGCAACTTTAACCGGAAGTGAAGGGGCAGGAATTAGTTTAGCAGTTGCCGCAGCTAAAGACATCAAAAAAACAGTTTTAGAATTGGGAGGAAGCGATCCTTTTATTGTTTTGGAAAGTGCCGATATTGAAGCAGCAGCAACTACCGCAGTCACCGCCAGAATGATTAACAATGGTCAATCTTGTATTGCGGCGAAACGGTTTATTGTTGCCGAAGCAGTTGCCGACAAGTTTGAAAAGCTAATGGTGGAAAAATTCCAAGCTTTAAAAGTTGGCGATCCAATGTTACCAGATACAGACGTTGGCCCTTTGGCAACTCCGTCAATTGTGAAAGAATTGGATGATTTAGTGGAAAAATGCGTCCAACATGGCGGCAAAATTTTAACAGGTGGACATTCATTTAGCGATCGACCAGGTAATTACTTTCCTCCTACCATTTTGAGCGAATTGCCGCCCGGATCGCCAGCAGACAAAGAGGAATTTTTTGGCCCAGTGGCACTATTATTCCGCGTCAAAAATATTGACGAAGCAATTAAAAAAGCAAATGACATTCCTTTTGGACTAGGAGCTAGTGCTTGGACTACAGTAGAAGAAGAACGCGATCGCCTGATTTCTGAAATTGAAGCAGGTGCCGTATTCATTAATGGCTTAGTTAAATCCGATCCGCGTCTACCCTTTGGCGGCATCAAGCGTTCTGGCTACGGCAGAGAACTAGGCATCCAAGGCATTCATGAATTTGTCAACATCAAGACAGTTTGGGTCAAATAA
- a CDS encoding zinc-dependent dehydrogenase, whose product MKAQVFRGVNQLSYEEVPVPTLAADEVLVQVRVVGLCQSDIKKILYPLYQPPRIFGHETAGVISAVGEAVTDWQVGQRVVVMHHIPCMRCEYCLNENFSMCEVYKNITTTAGFAPSGGGFAEYVKVPGHIVRSGGLIPIPDDVTFEQASFVEPTNCCLKAVKKAEVKPGETVLITGAGPIGLMFIMLVKYFGGRAIATDLLPSRIEKALAVGAEAAFDARDPDLAKKIQALTNGLGVNTTLLAVPSDKAFFQALDCTRKGGKILFFAEFPDEVEIPINPNILYRREIDLMGSYSSSFRLQSLASDIVFNRRIDVDALVSDRYPLQELPQAVAKAVSPTSETYKILIYP is encoded by the coding sequence ATGAAAGCACAAGTCTTTAGAGGGGTAAATCAACTGAGTTACGAAGAAGTACCAGTACCAACATTGGCGGCGGATGAGGTATTGGTACAGGTGCGGGTGGTGGGTTTGTGTCAGTCGGATATTAAAAAGATTCTTTATCCGCTTTATCAACCACCACGCATTTTTGGGCATGAGACTGCGGGGGTAATTTCTGCGGTGGGAGAGGCGGTAACAGACTGGCAAGTGGGACAACGGGTGGTGGTGATGCACCATATTCCTTGTATGCGCTGCGAGTATTGCTTAAATGAAAATTTTTCGATGTGTGAGGTTTACAAAAACATTACGACTACGGCGGGTTTTGCGCCTAGTGGGGGTGGTTTTGCGGAATATGTGAAGGTTCCGGGACATATTGTTCGGAGTGGTGGTTTAATTCCGATTCCTGATGATGTAACTTTTGAGCAAGCGAGTTTTGTGGAACCGACTAACTGCTGTTTAAAGGCGGTGAAAAAGGCGGAGGTTAAACCGGGTGAGACGGTTCTGATTACTGGTGCGGGGCCGATCGGGTTAATGTTTATTATGTTGGTAAAATATTTTGGGGGGAGAGCGATCGCTACTGACTTATTACCCTCCCGCATTGAAAAAGCTTTAGCTGTCGGCGCAGAAGCGGCTTTTGATGCCCGCGATCCAGATTTAGCTAAGAAAATTCAAGCTTTAACTAATGGTTTGGGAGTGAATACTACTTTATTAGCAGTTCCCAGCGATAAGGCGTTTTTCCAAGCGTTAGACTGCACTCGCAAAGGTGGAAAGATTCTGTTTTTTGCTGAGTTTCCCGATGAAGTGGAAATTCCGATTAACCCAAATATTTTGTATCGTCGGGAAATTGATTTGATGGGTAGCTACAGTTCGTCTTTTCGCTTGCAATCTCTGGCTAGTGATATTGTATTTAACCGCCGAATTGATGTGGATGCGTTGGTGAGCGATCGCTATCCCCTCCAAGAGTTACCCCAAGCCGTAGCCAAAGCCGTTTCCCCAACTTCTGAGACTTATAAAATTTTGATTTATCCGTGA
- the hetR gene encoding heterocyst differentiation master regulator HetR, with the protein MSNDLDLIKRLSPSAMDQIMLYLAFSAMRTSGHRHGAFLDAAATAAKCAIYMTYLEQGQNLRMTGHLHHIEPKRVKAIVEEVRQALTEGKLLKMLGSQEPRYLIQFPYVWLEQYPWMPGRSRISGTSLTSEEKRQIEEKLPPLLPDAQLINSFQFMELIEFLHNRSQEDLPSERQLPLSEALAEHIKRRLIYAGTVTRIDCPWGLPFYALTRATYSPSDDEERTYIVVEDTARYFRLMKGWQERQANVMRVLEELDIPPDRMDRAMEELDEVIRQWADRHHQEGGQQMVLQMVFGLKDD; encoded by the coding sequence ATGAGTAACGATTTAGATCTGATCAAACGCCTCAGTCCCAGTGCAATGGATCAGATCATGCTTTATCTGGCGTTTAGCGCCATGAGAACAAGCGGACATCGGCACGGAGCGTTTCTGGATGCAGCAGCCACAGCTGCCAAATGCGCCATTTACATGACTTATTTGGAGCAGGGTCAGAATCTCCGCATGACTGGTCATTTGCACCATATTGAGCCGAAGCGGGTGAAGGCGATCGTTGAAGAAGTCAGACAAGCTCTCACTGAGGGCAAACTGCTAAAGATGTTAGGTTCTCAGGAACCGCGTTATCTGATTCAGTTTCCTTATGTTTGGCTGGAACAGTATCCTTGGATGCCTGGTCGATCGCGCATTTCTGGTACTAGCCTCACCTCGGAAGAAAAACGGCAAATCGAGGAAAAATTACCTCCTCTACTACCTGATGCCCAACTGATTAACTCTTTTCAATTTATGGAGTTAATCGAATTTCTCCACAACCGCTCTCAGGAAGATTTACCTTCAGAAAGGCAACTCCCTTTGAGCGAAGCTTTGGCAGAACACATTAAACGTCGTCTAATTTATGCTGGCACAGTCACCAGAATAGATTGTCCTTGGGGTTTACCTTTTTATGCCCTCACTCGTGCTACTTACTCGCCTTCTGACGATGAGGAACGCACTTACATTGTGGTGGAGGACACGGCACGGTATTTCCGGTTAATGAAGGGGTGGCAAGAACGACAGGCAAATGTCATGCGTGTTTTGGAAGAGTTGGATATTCCACCCGATCGCATGGACAGAGCGATGGAAGAATTAGATGAAGTAATCCGCCAATGGGCCGATCGACATCATCAAGAAGGCGGTCAACAAATGGTTTTACAAATGGTGTTTGGCCTTAAAGACGATTAA